The genomic DNA TCGACACCTGGGTCGTTGGTTTTCGAAAAGCACAGCCCAGGGGTAGAAGTCGCGGGCCTCCCCCGCACAATGGACCGATGCGTGTTCTGGTGCAGCGGGTGACCTCTGCGAGCGTGACGGTCGACGGCGCGGTCGTGGGAGCCATCGCTCCGAACCCGCAGGGGCTTCTCGCCCTGGTCGGGGTCACCCACGAGGACGACACGGGCAAGGCGCGCCGGATGGCCGAAAAGCTCTGGCAGTTACGGATTCTCGATGGTGAGAAGTCGGCGTCCGACGTTGCTGCGCCGATCCTGGTGATCAGTCAGTTCACGTTGTACGCCAACACCGTCAAGGGCAGGCGCCCGTCGTGGAATGCGGCAGCACCGCGGCCCGTCGCCGAGCCGTTGGTGACTGAATTCGCCGACGCGCTCCAGAAACTGGGCGCGGTTGTGCAAACGGGGATTTTCGGTGCGGATATGCGGGTGGAACTGGTCAATGACGGGCCGGTAACGGTGATGTTGGAGCTGTGAACTTACTGGGAGTCTGGGCGTACTGTCAGGCCATGACGACCAATTTGGACGCACGGCTTGCGAGCTACTCATCACCTGTCTTGAGTGCATTCCGCATCATCTTCGGTCTGTTGTTCACGCTGCACGGCAGCATGAAGCTCTTCGGCTGGCCATTGGGCGCCGCCATTCCGGTAGGCAGTTGGCCGGGAT from Mycobacterium sp. DL440 includes the following:
- the dtd gene encoding D-aminoacyl-tRNA deacylase yields the protein MRVLVQRVTSASVTVDGAVVGAIAPNPQGLLALVGVTHEDDTGKARRMAEKLWQLRILDGEKSASDVAAPILVISQFTLYANTVKGRRPSWNAAAPRPVAEPLVTEFADALQKLGAVVQTGIFGADMRVELVNDGPVTVMLEL